Proteins co-encoded in one Lynx canadensis isolate LIC74 chromosome C1, mLynCan4.pri.v2, whole genome shotgun sequence genomic window:
- the CERS2 gene encoding ceramide synthase 2: MLQTLYDYFWWERLWLPVNLTWADLEDRDGRVYAKASDLYITLPLALLFLIVRYFFELYVATPLAALLNIKEKTRLRAPPNPTLEHFYLTSGKQPKQAEVELLSRQSGLSGRQVERWFRRRRNQDRPSLLKKFREASWRFTFYLIAFIAGMAVIVDKPWFYDMKKVWEGYPIQSTIPSQYWYYMIELSFYWSLLFSIASDVKRKDFKEQIIHHVATIILISFSWFANYIRAGTLIMALHDSSDYLLESAKMFNYAGWKNTCNNIFIVFAIVFIITRLVILPFWILHCTVVYPLELYPAFFGYYFFNSMMGVLQLLHVFWAYFILRMAHKFITGKLVEDERSDPEETESSEGEEAIAGGGAKSRPLANGHPVVSNNHRKND, encoded by the exons ATGCTCCAGACCCTGTATGACTACTTCTGGTGGGAACGGCTGTGGCTGCCTGTGAACTTAACCTGGGCTGATCTAGAAGACCGGGATGGACGTGTCTATGCCAAAGCCTCAGACCTCTACATCACACTACCCCTGGCCTTGCTCTTCCTCATCGTTCGATACTTCTTTGAGCT TTACGTGGCCACCCCATTGGCTGCCCTCCTGAACATAAAGGAGAAAACTCGGCTGCGGGCACCTCCCAACCCCACCTTGGAGCATTTCTACCTGACCAGTGGCAAGCAGCCCAAACAG GCAGAGGTAGAGCTCCTGTCACGGCAGAGCGGGCTCTCTGGCCGCCAGGTAGAGCGCTGGTTCCGGCGCCGCCGCAACCAGGACCGGCCCAGTCTCCTCAAGAAGTTCCGAGAAGCCAG CTGGAGATTCACCTTTTATCTGATCGCTTTCATTGCTGGCATGGCCGTCATTGTGGAT AAACCCTGGTTCTATGACATGAAGAAGGTTTGGGAGGGATATCCCATACAG AGCACCATCCCTTCCCAGTATTGGTACTACATGATTGAACTTTCTTTCTACTGGTCCCTGCTCTTCAGCATTGCCTCTGATGTCAAGCGTAAG GATTTCAAGGAACAGATCATCCACCACGTGGCTACCATCATCCTTATCAGCTTCTCCTGGTTTGCCAATTACATCCGAGCAGGGACTCTGATCATGGCTCTTCATGACTCTTCTGACTACCTGCTAGAG TCGGCCAAGATGTTTAACTATGCGGGATGGAAAAACACCTGCAACAACATCTTCATCGTCTTCGCCATTGTCTTCATCATCACCAGACTGGTCATCCTGCCCTTCTG GATCTTGCACTGCACCGTGGTGTACCCACTGGAGCTCTACCCCGCCTTCTTTGGCTACTACTTCTTTAATTCCATGATGGGAGTGCTACAGCTGCTACATGTCTTCTGGGCTTACTTCATTCTGCGCATGGCCCACAAGTTCATAACTGGAAAG CTGGTAGAAGATGAACGCAGTGACCCGGAAGAAACCGAGAGCTCAGAGGGGGAGGAGGCTATagcagggggaggagcaaagagccGGCCACTAGCCAACGGCCACCCTGTCGTCAGTAACAACCATCGTAAGAACGACTGA